The Aneurinibacillus sp. REN35 nucleotide sequence CCACACGATCAAGAATGTCCTTTAACGTACCTGTATGCGTAAGCCTAGAAGATTCGACAGCTTCAGCATCTCCGCGCAGCGATTCAGGAAGATGGTGCAGGGAAATTACCGCCTCATCCGTCGTCACCACAAGTCTCTCTATCACATTTTCCACTTCACGTACATTGCCCGGCCAATCATAGCGCAAAAAAGCGTCTACCGCCGATTCATCCAACCGTTTGGTTATGCCGTATTTCTCAGCAAACTGCTTACTAAAGATGCGGATGAGCGGCAGGATATCCTCCCGCCTTTCACGGAGCGAAGGCACCTCAATCGGCACAACATTTAAGCGAAAATATAAATCCTGACGAAACTTCCCCTCGCGCACCATTTCCGCTAAATCCCTGTTTGTTGCAGCAATCAGCCGAAAGTCTACCACCTTTGCTTTTGTACCACCAACCGGTGTAATCTGTTTTTCCTGAATAACCTTAAGCAGCTTGGCCTGAAGGGCAAGGGGCATCTCACCAATCTCATCAAGAAATAACGTGCCTTTATCAGCCAGCTCAATGATTCCCGGTTTGCCGCCCTTACTTGCACCCGTAAAGGAGCCGGAGGTATAGCCGAAAAGTTCGGATTCAAGCAGCCCTTCCGGAATAGCACCGCAGTTAATTTCAATGAACGAACGGGCTTTTCTTTTGCTTTTTCGATGAATCGCTTTTGCTATTACATTTTTCCCCACACCTGATTCTCCAAGCAGAAGAACGGTTGTATCCACTTTCGCAACACGGCTCAGCAGTGCCATTACCTTCTGCATGTGCGGGCTTTCCGCTATAAAACCTGGGATGCGCGTTTCTTTCTCGCGCAGCTCCTCTAGCTCACTTTCATAGCGTTTCACCTGCTCTGTGAGCAATTCGTACTTCTCCTTCAGTGCCATAATTTCAGTCATATCAGTGGAATAGCTAATGACTCTTATGATTTGCTTTTTTTGATTAAACACCGGGTACGCTGTCGCCATGACGACTCGTCCTGTGGGAGTATGCTGAATAATCTCCTGCTTTGTTTTTTGTGCAAGCACACGCATTGTAACAGAGGGGTGGAAAATCTGTTTTTCTTCTAATTCAGCAACGTTTTTCCCACAAAGTTCTTCCGGTTCTACCCCATAGATCTCTTTGCAGTTGTTGCTTACACGAAGCACACGACCTTCCCCATTCGTTACCACAATGTTATCTTTGGAGGTTTCGACGATCGCCTCTAGCTCCTGTAAAGCCTCCTCTATGTTTACTTCCGGCTTTTTCATGGTGAACCTCCTCTCCTAAAACGATACAAAATTGAATCATCATCACCATTTTTATTCAAAAATGAATCAAATTGCAAGTACATCCTTATAAATTCTCACTATTTTTTTGGCATCACTCTTGCAGTTGCAAGATAGTTAAGAAAAGTAAAACATTATGCCGTATAATGTTTTCAATTGGAGGGATGGTATGCATACAGTCGACGTTATTATTATGGTTATTTATTTTCTTGTGTTAATCTTTGTCGGCTTCATCGGAGCAAAAAGAGCCAAAACATCAGAAGATTATATCGTGGCCGGTCGTAATCTGGGCTTCACGATGTATCTGGCTTGCCTGGCCGCTGTTATTCTCGGTGGAGCTTCTACGATTGGAACGACAAGGCTTGGCTACCAGTACGGGGTCTCTGGTATCTGGCTTGTCTTTATGCTTGGTATCGGAATTGTCGGGCTTGGCCTATTTCTGGTTAAGAAAATTTATCACCTAAAAATATTAACCA carries:
- a CDS encoding sigma-54 interaction domain-containing protein, whose translation is MKKPEVNIEEALQELEAIVETSKDNIVVTNGEGRVLRVSNNCKEIYGVEPEELCGKNVAELEEKQIFHPSVTMRVLAQKTKQEIIQHTPTGRVVMATAYPVFNQKKQIIRVISYSTDMTEIMALKEKYELLTEQVKRYESELEELREKETRIPGFIAESPHMQKVMALLSRVAKVDTTVLLLGESGVGKNVIAKAIHRKSKRKARSFIEINCGAIPEGLLESELFGYTSGSFTGASKGGKPGIIELADKGTLFLDEIGEMPLALQAKLLKVIQEKQITPVGGTKAKVVDFRLIAATNRDLAEMVREGKFRQDLYFRLNVVPIEVPSLRERREDILPLIRIFSKQFAEKYGITKRLDESAVDAFLRYDWPGNVREVENVIERLVVTTDEAVISLHHLPESLRGDAEAVESSRLTHTGTLKDILDRVEEQVMMKAYRKYKTTHEMAKHLGISQPSVVRRLQKYRKKSRNSDE